The Acidimicrobiales bacterium genome segment CGGGGGGGCTGGGTGTGCTGGCGGGCGACCACCTCAAGGCGGCAGGCGACCTCGGTGTGCCCCTCGTGGGAGTGGGCCTGTTGTACCGCTACGGGTACTTTCGCCAAGAGCTGGACCCCGACGGCTGGCAACAGGAGCGGTACCCGGCCCTCGATCCCCACGCCATGCCCGTCGAGCTCGTCGAGGGTGTGCTCGTCGATGTCGAGCTGGCCGGTCGGCCCGTCGTGGCCAGGCTGTGGCGGGCCGACGTCGGTCGGGTCCGCCTGTACCTGCTGGACACCGACGTCGATGGCAACGACGCCGCCGGCCGGGCGGTGACCGACCGCCTCTACGGCGGCGACACCGAGCATCGGCTGCGCCAGGAGATCCTGCTCGGGGTCGGGGGCGTCCGGGCCCTTGACGCGGTCGGCGAGCCGACGCAGGTGTTCCACTCCAACGAGGGCCACGCCGGGTTCCTCGGCCTCGAGCGCATCCGGCGACTCGTCGTGGACGAGGGCCTGACGATGGACGAGGCGCTCGAGGCCGTCCGGGCCGGCACCATCTTCACCACCCACACGCCGGTGCCGGCGGGCATCGACCGGTTCCCCCGCGCTCTCATGGAGCGCTACTTCACCGGCTGGGCCGAGGAGTGTGGAGTCGGGTTCGATCGGCTGATGAGCCTGGGCCACCTGCCCGGTGAGCCGGCCGACGCCGCCTTCAACATGGCCGTCATGGGGCTCCGGCTGGCCAGCGAGGCGAACGGAGTCTCCCGGCTCCATGGTGCCGTGAGCCGGGCGATGTTCAGCGGGCTGTGGCCCGACGTCGAGGTCGACGAGGTGCCCATCGGTTCGGTCACCAACGGTGTACACCCGGCCTCGTGGGTGTCGCCGGAGATGAGCGACCTGCTCACCAGGGGCCTCCTCCCCGCCTGGGCCGATGGCGACGACGCCACGTGGGCGCGGATCGACGACGTCAGCGACGACGAGATCTGGCGGGTCCGCGACCAGCTTCGGGAGCGGCTCGTCGGCTTCGTGCGCTCGCGCCTCGGGGCGGAGGTCCTGGACCCTGGGATCCTCACCATCGGCTTCGCCCGCAGATTCGTCCCCTACAAGCGGGCCACTCTGCTCCTCTCCCCGCCCGAGCGACTGACCGCGCTGCTCACCAACGAGGACCGGCCCGTGCAGCTGGTCCTCGCGGGCAAGGCCCACCCGGCCGACGACGCGGGCAAGGAGATGATTCGTCGGATGGTGCAGTTCTCCCGAGAGCCCTCGATCCGCCACCGGGTCGTGTTCGTGGAGGACTACGACATCGCCGTGGCCCTGGCCCTGTGCCAGGGCTGCGACCTCTGGCTCAACATTCCCCGCCGCCCCCAGGAGGCGTGCGGCACGAGCGGGCAGAAGGCCGCCCTCAACGGCGCGCTCAACCTCTCGATCCTGGATGGATGGTGGGACGAGTGGTTCGACGGCGACAATGGCTGGGCCGTGGCTTCGGCCGAGCGCGCCCAGGACGAGGCCCGGCGTGACGCGATCGAGGCGGCAAATCTCTTCGACGTGCTGGAACGCCAGGTCGTACCGCTCTTCTACGACCGGCCCGACGGCTCCGTGCCACCGGGGTGGGTGCGCCGGATCAAGGCGTCTCTGAGCTCCCTCGGGCCCCGACTGGGGGCGCCCCGCATGGTCCGGGACTACACCCGGCTGTTCTACGAGCCCGCCGCCCGCCGGGTCGAGTCGCTCACCGCCGCCAGCTACGAGCGGGCCAGGTCGCTCGCCCTGTGGAAGGCCAAGGTGTCAGCGGCCTGGCCCGGCGTGCACGTGGTCACCGTCGACTCGGAGGCCACCCCGGCCGATCTCGGGGCCAAGCGACGCGTGGACGCCGTGGTCGTGCTGGGCTCGCTCGATGAGGGCGACGTGACCGTGGAGCTGGCCCACGGACCGGTCGGTGCCAACGGCGAGCTCACGGGGGCGGCGGTCGCGCCCATGTCCCCAGTCGGACCCGGCGGCGACGACGGCGCCGCCGTCCGCTACACCGCCACCTTCGTGTGCGAGCAGCCCGGCCGCTACGGCTTCACCGTACGCGTGGTCCCCTCGCACGACGACCTGGCCAGCGCCAACGAGATGGGCCTGGCCGCCTGGGCGTAAGGGGCGAGTACGGTGCCTCGCATGCCCGAGCCGAACGTGTCAGTCGAGCGGCGCGCGGACGGTGTCGCACTGGTCCGCCTCGATCGCCCCAAGATGAACGCCCTCTCCCGGGAGGTCCTCAGCCAGCTCGCCGCCGTCGCGTCCGAGCTGTCGATGGATCCGCCGGGGGCCGTGGTCATCTGGGGAGGCGAGCGCATCTTCGCCGCCGGTGCCGAGATCTCCGAGCTCCGGGGGCCGGCGGAGGCGGCCGAGGTCACCGGATCGTTCCACGCCGCCCTCGACGCCGTGGCCGCCATCCCCCGGGCGACGATCGCCGCCATATGTGGGTTTGCCCTGGGCGGGGGGTGTGAGCTGGCGCTGGCCTGTGACTTCCGCGTCGCCGCGGAGACCGCCAAGCTGGGCCAGCCCGAGATCCTGCTGGGCATCATCCCCGGTGGCGGGGGAACCCAGCGGCTTGCCCGTCAGGTCGGCGCCGCTCGGGCCAAGGACCTGATCCTCACCGGTCGGCAGGTCGGCGCGGCCGAGGCGGAGCGAATCGGCCTGGTCGACCGGGTCGTGCCCGCGGCCGAGGTGCTCGATTCCGCCCTGTCATGGGCTTCCGAGCTCGCCCGTGGCGCGGTGGTGGCCCAGGGGCTGGCCAAGCGGGCCGTCGACGACGGGCTCGCCGGACCGCTGGCCGAGGGCTTGGGGCTGGAGCGCGACCTGTTCGTCGAGTCGTTCGGCACCGAGGACGCCGGCATCGGAGTCCGCTCGTTTCTCGAGCAGGGACCGGGCAAGGCCACCTTCGTCGGCCGCTGAGCGGACATCCTGGCTATCCGACCAGGCCGTCCAGGATCTCGTCGGCCGCCTGGTAGGGGTCGAGGCGGCGCTCGATCATCGCCGACCTCACGGTGTCGAACGACGCGCTCGTCGAGAGGCTGTCCGCCCGCTGCTCCAGTCGCCGGGTCACGATCGTCCGCAGCTCGTCCTCGAGCCGCTGCGCCCGCCGGCGATCCAGCGCGCCCCGCTCCTCCTGGAACGCCCGATGGCGCGCCAGCTCCTCCCAGAGCTCGCTGATCCCCTTGCCGGTCGACGCAGCCGTCTCCACGATCGGCGGTCGCCAGTCGCCGAGCGTGGACAGCTCCAGCATGAGCGCCAGGTCCCGGTGTGTCTCGCGGGCGCCGGGCCGGTCGGCCTTGTTGATGACCAGGACATCGGCGATCTCCAGCAGGCCGGCCTTG includes the following:
- a CDS encoding enoyl-CoA hydratase-related protein — translated: MPEPNVSVERRADGVALVRLDRPKMNALSREVLSQLAAVASELSMDPPGAVVIWGGERIFAAGAEISELRGPAEAAEVTGSFHAALDAVAAIPRATIAAICGFALGGGCELALACDFRVAAETAKLGQPEILLGIIPGGGGTQRLARQVGAARAKDLILTGRQVGAAEAERIGLVDRVVPAAEVLDSALSWASELARGAVVAQGLAKRAVDDGLAGPLAEGLGLERDLFVESFGTEDAGIGVRSFLEQGPGKATFVGR
- the glgP gene encoding alpha-glucan family phosphorylase, which gives rise to MRALRSFAVRVRLPEALTPLHQLATNLRWSWDERTRDLFRWVDPQRWELAGRDPLRLLTAADPERLETLAADPAFTGFLEEVWADLHRYLEAPLWFQRQGSSALRSVAYFSPEFGITEALPQYSGGLGVLAGDHLKAAGDLGVPLVGVGLLYRYGYFRQELDPDGWQQERYPALDPHAMPVELVEGVLVDVELAGRPVVARLWRADVGRVRLYLLDTDVDGNDAAGRAVTDRLYGGDTEHRLRQEILLGVGGVRALDAVGEPTQVFHSNEGHAGFLGLERIRRLVVDEGLTMDEALEAVRAGTIFTTHTPVPAGIDRFPRALMERYFTGWAEECGVGFDRLMSLGHLPGEPADAAFNMAVMGLRLASEANGVSRLHGAVSRAMFSGLWPDVEVDEVPIGSVTNGVHPASWVSPEMSDLLTRGLLPAWADGDDATWARIDDVSDDEIWRVRDQLRERLVGFVRSRLGAEVLDPGILTIGFARRFVPYKRATLLLSPPERLTALLTNEDRPVQLVLAGKAHPADDAGKEMIRRMVQFSREPSIRHRVVFVEDYDIAVALALCQGCDLWLNIPRRPQEACGTSGQKAALNGALNLSILDGWWDEWFDGDNGWAVASAERAQDEARRDAIEAANLFDVLERQVVPLFYDRPDGSVPPGWVRRIKASLSSLGPRLGAPRMVRDYTRLFYEPAARRVESLTAASYERARSLALWKAKVSAAWPGVHVVTVDSEATPADLGAKRRVDAVVVLGSLDEGDVTVELAHGPVGANGELTGAAVAPMSPVGPGGDDGAAVRYTATFVCEQPGRYGFTVRVVPSHDDLASANEMGLAAWA